The DNA window TGTTCTAGTTTTAAGATTGTTCTTcagtgtcgtgcgtgtgtgtagtgtgcgcgactgtgcaaatgtgtgtgcgtgtgtagtgtgcgcgtgactgcaagtgtgtgtatgtgtctgtgtagtgtgcgtgactgcaaatgtgtgtatttgtgcgccgGTTTTGTCCTAATGTCTTggatgcatgctgtgtgtgagtgtgtgtgtatgtaaaattGGGGCAGTTGATGTCTGTCCCGAGGCATTTCTCCCTACAGGAGTCGCccttacacagagagagagagaaagagggagagagtgcctTCACTGCCCCTTTCCCCTTCCCTGCCCCCCCTCCTTACCCTACAACTCAGGCACACACTAATctgttacatacatacacacatatgcagttTTAATGTCGGAGAACACACATCTTCGAGTGTCTCCCTGCATTTGCACACATTGATTGATTAATTATTGTGATTATTGGGTACACCTGTATGGGCCTTAATCACAACTACAGTATATTATACCTTTTTGATGAAATTATGAACCATTGATAACTGTACCTTACCCTTTCCCCTTTTTTCAGAGTATTGATGATTTCTTTAAGCTGAAAACATTTGTAGACATATCCAGTCACACCATACATCAAAATtggtgttcttttttttctccttcaatcTCAAATCAAAAACCAACCAAATcattaaacatttttttataaagaaataattaaggaaagaaaaaaaactcaccctctttttctctctcttttccagggGCCGAGGGCGAGCAACAGCGTGGTATTCCCCTTACTAATAACTCCCaacccccactcccactccccttACCCCAAATCCCACTCTTCTTTACTGTCATCTCCTCCCATTcccttaacaaaaaaaaagaaaagaaaaggaaaagaaaagtcccccctctcaataaaggaaggaaaaaaatctcctgaagaaaaaaaaaaagacaaaaaaagaaaggagaaaagaaagccTCTcctggacagacagactgacatggcTGGGCTGCCTGcagtgtgcgattgtgtgtgcgcgtgcgtgtgcggacGTGATGCGGTCCTCCTGGTAAGGTATCAAGtggccgtttttttctttttgagggGGGGTATATGCTTGGGTTGGCATTTTTTCTCTTGATatgttgattttcttttttgttttgttgttttttgaagaaaagaaaaaaaaaggaaagaaaagaaaaaaaaagatgttatCTCAGGCTGCAGATGTGTGTCCTTTGGTCTGGTTGTGAAGCTCTtccccacccccccttcctcccccccaccccttaaTTTTTCTCTTTCGCATCAAATACCAGCCTTTCTCCTGTTTTTGTGTTCGGAGTgcataaaaaaaatgcaaatgacGAAAGAACACACttttagcaaaaaaaaaggaaCTTGTACTTTTTGAATATGTGATCTTGACATGGCAAAGAATGTTAAATGATTTTAAGTTGTGACTGTTGGAGTATCATTATCCTCCCTTTTTGTTTCACCTTTTCTTCCCTTCCACCCACCCCGCCCCCGCTCCGTAatttcgttttttttgtttttgtttgttttgtttacgaAGCAGTTGCCGCTCATCTTTGTTACCTCCTCctacttttcctctcctcctcctcctcctcctccttctcctagcTGTTTTGGTTTGTGCTCCTGTCCGCTTCCCTCCCTCGTTCATCCCCCTCCCTCCGCTCGCCTGCGTCCTCCTATGTCTCCAACCCCACCCAGCTCTGGCCACATGGTGGCTCTGTCAAAAGTGTTCATGGGGTCATGCATCGTTTGGTTGTCGCCTCTCCTCATCCGtttcatcttcctcatctctgGCGCCTCTTCTTCCAGAGCAGTTATTCTCATCCTtaatgcagcaaaaaaaaaaaaaagcatggcCAAAAAAGTGagggataaaaaaagaaaagaaaacatgtctGCCATCTTCACTGCTTTTGAACTTTTTGTTTCGTCGTCTCGTCTCACTCCTTTTTAGAAGTTTTTCTTTCCCCTCGCCCTGCAAAGTAACCCTCCCTAACTGTCGCCCACTTTCGTGAAGTTTCCACCATCCATCATCCTGTGTctgaacacccccctcccccccttccccctcctcctaccACCCAACCCGTCAAGTCTTTTCCTGTCACACTAGTCTTTTCCATCATTTTCCTCcattctctacctctccctctctcttctctggtctctctatccatctgtctctttctctccctctctctctgctctgtataTTAGACCACTTCTTGTCGTTGCAGGTTTCAGGACCAGTGGAGGCTGACGTCCCCCCCGACGGTGGCCGCGCCGCCCCAAACAGTTTCGGCggcgtccctctctctctccgctcccgcTATGCACACTCACCCCATCCTGTCcgtgtgggggggcgggggtggtggggggcaggGCGACCACAGGCAAACGGCCGCCGGTATTTACTACAACAACAAGCGTTGAGCGAGCTCTTACACAAAcacgagagagaagagaaaaaaaatcacattttacacatgcatacacagaaaaGACAGACATTTATGTAAaagaaatacacaacacacatacacacacattctcacacacacacaaacacacacaggcgcacgcacgcacatacgttaCACGAAAACACTAGGCCAACAAAATGCACAGCAGACATCCCACCcacatatattaatatatataaatCTAGAGAGGATGAGCAACGGCGAGTTACAAAGGCCCACCCACGATCGCCACCAGCGGCAGTAGCTGCGGCTGTGATGAGTTTGGATTGGGGGGAGGAAGGCACGAGGGGAGGAAGGATGACACAGAGGAGAGTAGGgacaagacagaggagaggagaggagagggagagagggagcgcgagcgtgtgtgtgtgtcatggggagGGTTCCAGGGCCCAGGAccccatctatctctcctctgtTTTCTGTCCTGTTTCTGTCtatctccatctgtctctgtgtgtctctcttcaatctctctctaatctctcttttcctcacgtTTCTTCTTTCAGTGCGCAGAGCAGGTAtggtgaggtgaggcgaggcaGGAGAGTGTAGTGAGGGGCGATGGGGGCTCTAGGCATCAATTTATTTAACGGCGGAGAGCAGGGAGGGGCTTTTATTTCCTTATGGGGGGGGCGGGGCAGGTTGGGGTCGGGGAGGGGTGGGGTTTGTGTGAAAAAGGTTTGGTTTTTTTGAGACGGGGGAGTGGGTTtgaacacaaaaaaagagaaaaaaatgttttgcttttttttttttttttttaattttatttttaaccCATGAGTCTgtaattagaaaaaaataaaataaaaagaacatTGTGTAAAAACAAATTGGGTCTCTGGTgattttcttttgtctttgtggCTGAAATCAATGCTTGAAATTATGGTGTATTTTGAAAAGTGGTGATTTTTGCAAAATATATTTtgtatcacattgcattgcatgtccCAACAAGGCAGTCACTTCATTCAAACCCAGCCAAACCTAGCCTAGTCATTGGGTGTGTtcaaatatgcgaccttgcctccacttgtgagtgtgtgtgtgtgtgtgtggcctcgtaccaggaagtaatgcgttgtgatatcactgacaacaaaATTGTACTTTAAAATAAATATCTCGCAAATGttcaagtcattttctcatttgcaaactggatggtgaatgaagaatagtcccccaaaaattgttaaGCTAGGCTGACCGCGGGAAAATAAAAATTGTTTTATCCACAGAGGCGGGgtatcagcaaaacgtgaggccacaaggaCCAGTGGAAGACGCAAGGACTCATATTGGAATACACCCTCTGAAATACGATTGTATGTGTCCATTTCCTCTTTGCtcttaatttttttttcaaaatggttCATCAAGTTGTGACTGAGGAGGGAATGTTTTTATATCCCTTTGCTGTCATCAAGGATTTGTAATTTGGCATGGTGCATTGCTGCATTTAAGTAGCCCACTGTTAAGAAGGAAATCTGGAGCAGGAGTGATGTTACTGCTCTATACAAAAAATAAAAGGTGGTGTACTTGGTGTGATCCCCGTTCATTACAGCCCTTTGGGTATTAACAAGCCCACAACCAATTCTGTTGCACACTACTCACAAGTTAGATATTTGGCTTATGGGTGCAACGTATGAAAATACCCTGAGAAATATCTCAGGGGTTTTATCagtgtattaaaaaaaaagtctGGAACAGTGACTGGTATCAATCTCAATTTTGAATTTTGGTATGCTAAAAAGTAGGGTAAGAGTTGATATAACTTAATCCACTAGCCAAACTCACTGACTAGTGTGTATCTTCTTGATTTATATAATGTTCCATCTCGGTGTGACTTCCACTGGGAAATGCATGCATTTTTACAATGATCTCTAATGAGATCTACTGATAGTCAGTTGTATCATCAGTTGTAAATAGGCATTTACGTTAACATTGCATAATGTAACATTACACCAACTATTTATTTGTCAGTATGTGAAACTGGTTTCCATTCAAAATCAAAAACGAAATGGCCAAGATAATGTTTGAACCTAGCCAGTGATAGCAATGACTTTTCCTGACggtaaaacagaatttccatgatctGCCATAAATACCCAAGATAttgactgggttttttttttttacttgaaaaaATATTAGTTGAGGATGAACAGCAATGTTGAATTTACAAGAATTTGTTAGTTTGTGAGGAACATTTTTGagttttcaaaaacatgtcaacactgctatttttagaacattgcatttcttcactttctgtgaAATATAAAATGGAATTCCTTTCCCCAATTTTCTTGCcttgaaatagaatgtgcagtgtCCCCAATGCATTTTTGCTCATGAAAGTACAATCTACTTGATGAATGTTTACATTTACTCACATTTGTGAAGACACTGGTAATATTTTGGGCACAACTGTATATACCGGTGACATGATTCCATGATATTACATGACTTTACATGCAAAATGATCATATCTCATTACTTAATATCTTAATTATATCTTAATTACAAAACTTGagtttccatgatattccaggaatTCTATGACCCTGGTGAAATTAGGAGGGGGCCGCTCAAAGAACAGTTTTGTTTCCATGACAAACAAAACTCAGACCATGTCATGAGGCTAGCAGTTAAGGATTTGGACTTcattgcttaaaggtgcactgtgtaaaatgtagccagaatgggtactgcaactatgctgctcattgaaaatgtgctgcctgccttttaccaaatttgatctttgcaaatatttactaaataataaaccaatattaactagtataaccaaagtacagtacgttttacggctaaaaatgtctatttctggaaaatcaaaatggcggaccatgaagaagttccccctttttatgtatgaaaagcgcaattttcccagtcataatgactacacaaatttggtggtggtgcacgtattcatgaaaaaggtgacatttgtgaatgggcagcatgaattctggaaataaactacaaaaaatactaCACGCTGCACCTTTAAGGTTTAATTCCCAGCAGTAACAGGTAGGACTGAGTAGTGACCGGTCAATACTTTGAATTCCCTTCTATAATTAACAAGTCCTGAGAATGGTCATGTTCTGACCAAAAATCATAGATGAGTGCACTCCTAACCCATGACTGACCCATCCCTCCTAACCCATGACTGATGTGCCCTGAGAATGGTACTGGTGATCTAACAAAGACACTCTTTCTGCGAAAGCTCCCTCCTATTCAGGGCCAtagccagacattttcaaatactgtgtgctgtactgtatactgtacatttagaatgcttcaaacacttcagtcagacTGATTTTAACTTCTTTCagtcatttatttttcaaaatgaAAACAGTACGGCAAGAAATAATTGTCACAAAGTAGAAATAAACAATGAAACAGTTGGTTTGTTGTGATGCTTCAGCAGCTGTCTGGTCTCCATCAGCTGATTATCGACCCTTCTTGAAAGCTGTTGGGgatgataaaaaagagaaaataatgaGGTATTGCACCTGACGCAGGCATTTGTTGTCAAAGAAAACGAGAAGATGATGTAAATACAGTTGTGTGCAATCCCTAAAGTGAAATAAATTACAAATCTGTTGTCGAAGTCTTGCAGAGCTCTACAGTagatagtgaagtgaagtgaaagcccaactgggaaattccaactcccattgtcattgtgacacagcacacaagtgttcactgcacacaacgaaattgcatgtatgcctcacccgtgcaagggggcagcccccaatggcgccccaagggagcagtgctcagggtacctccgtcatggaggaggatgggggagagcactgattaattactcccaccacctacctggcgggtcgggagttgaaccggcaacctttgggctacaagtctgacaccctaaccagtTACCCACGACTGCCTAAATGGTAACAATGCAGGCAGGTATGCCTTTTAGCACACCTGTGTCCGTCGCCAATCTGAATTACAAAGTACTGGGAGGATCAAAATGACCAGACATaccctttctttttgtcttcttcttcatcagcttcttctttttGGGTTTTGATGACTGCATCTCCTACAATGCAGAGGAGACGCCACACCATCAAAAACAATGCTAGAACTCAACCATCTTTTAAAAATAGTTGgcgtaataataattaaaatcgAAAAAACAGTATCAAGTACAAAGCAACAACACAGCTGAAGTACTTCAGAGGAAGTATATATGGTAGTTAAAAGTTaatcccttagcgcagagcctatgttataaccttaccgtcATGAAAATTGTAAGAGCTATGTTTTAATCTGTTATatgtcatagctatgttgttatgatgtacttgagtattttcagcaaatcgtGAATtgtcccgccggcgaccccatttgCAGTAACTAAGAGGCTACTGACTTTCAGAGAGAAAGAGTACGGTACCTGTGCCTCCTCGCCCATCAGGCCTGAGATGTCCCCGAAGCGTGTGATGTTGTTCAGCTGGGTCGTCATTCCCACCAGTCCTCTCTTCTGGACCTTCTGGTCTCGGGTCATGTGCAGACGAACCATCATGGTTTCCTCATAGCTTTTCCTGAGGACCCACAGCAATTCAATCACAACATGCATCGACTAGCTCAGATCAAAATACAGAGCTCATAGTGAATGGATGATGTTTTATAAATAGAGTACACTTGAAATGCTTTAGtcttgggggcgctgtggtgcagcgtgctaagccccccacatttgggcttgcatgcccacggggaccccggttcgagtccgtccggggtcatttcccgatcccaccccgtgtctctgtcccactcacttccggtcaccatctcagactgtcctatcaaataaaggcataaaagcccctaatatatatatatatttatataaaatgATGCCTTAGTCTTTTTGTATGTCATAAAACATTGTAAATGAACACCCATTGATATTGACAATGTATGAACCACTGTAATTCACAAACTACCCATCAAAATATTGCACATCATCATGGATGGATAGAATGGCTAGAAACACAATTAGACCATAAACAACTGTGATTGGGCTTCATTTCAATGGAAAATAGTGCATCATTATTTTTCCAAGTCACGGCCtcaggggtgctgacagctttggctgggcccaggaaaaagtcatctgaaagagccctccCAGCCCCATAgatagcctacaatgtaatgaggacccatatgggccccaggacaactgtcccctatgtccccccccctgtcggcacccctgcacgGCCTAGAAACCCAGTGTCCTGCCACTGACCTGTGTTGCTCTTCCCGACTCTGCCGTTCGGTCTGGAAGTCCTGGCGGTCTCGGATCTCCTCCGGAGCGTCGCTGTACTGCTGCCGCAGTTCCTGGATGACGGAGCTGCGCAGCGCAGCGCGCCGGTGCTTATCCACCGCCACCTTCTGCCTGTCCGCCTCCGTCAGGTCGCCGTCTGAAGGATCGCAAGACGAAGATACACAAAGTGAGGAgggtaaaacaaaaaacaaaactaaacacGGACCAAATGTTCTGGGGGAGTATGCCAAGAACCTGGATAAGTAAATAATCCAGGTTAAGTTCATATTGAGGCAGtgttaaatcatctaatacaagagcctgcaGTCTAAATAACAACtgagggctatctattagcagatgTAACGCTTCATGAAGGTTTATCTACCACCCAGGTTTATCAcgacttaaccatgttcttggaatactccccaggtTCTTCTTGTAGTACTAAGAGATAGAAAGACGTAGGAACAGGAATAGGTGGTTAAACCTTTATAAAAAAGGGTTACAAATATGAACCTGCATGACACTGACATTGTCATACACTGGCACTGTGCTAAGCTCGGTGTATGACTGCCAGTTTCAAGTGGGTTCAGTGTATTACACTGTGATGTGCTTACTGTATGTTGCCTGAATAGTTTCTTCAATTAAAACCACTTTATGCATTTCTGTTTTCGTTGTGCACCTTACCGTAATGCATTGGAGCAATTCGTGGGGGTACGTATTTCTTGTCAGAAGCCCCGTCTGTCTTGGTCCCGTCTCCATCCTTGGTGCCACCGCCTTCCACATCAGAGCCCTCCGACTCACTCAGCTTGACAATTACAAATGAGATTTAGCAGAGTTTAGCCATCGATCAATAATGCATCCTAAACACAGCCCCGTAAACACAATTCATTATTAAGAGTTCTGAAATGGAAGCAAGCCTTACTTTGCTGACAAGATTCTCAGGATTAGGGCGAAAATGCAACGGGTCATTTTTGGCTGGggaggggaaaacacacacacacaattacaatcaTCACAGGTTACTGTGTATAGCAAAAAGATTTCAACATTTCATTATTGTTTTCCATACTATAAACATCCAAACTAGATAGGGTGACGTGAAATTAATCTCACCAAGACTTCCTGTCACTGCTGTTCGGACCAGTTTATCGATCTGATACTTCAGCTTCTGGTCCAGTGGTCGCATCTTCTCCAGTATCTAGAGAGAACCAGCAAGATGACAGATCTCAAACCTGCGATGACTTCCAGTGAAAGCAGACAGTAAACTGTAAACCTTATCAAACGACTCACTGTTCTGACAGTAACAAGTCTGTGGATTGCTTCACTGTCTTTCAAACTCTGTCCCTCCGTCTTCAGACTGATCAGATGGGTTACATCTTGCAGGTAAAAGAGCAGCAATTGGTACCTTACGTCAAGGTAGGACAACCCCTACAACATACAGAACGGATCGTTAGATCTTAATGGACGCAGAAAGAGTGGCGGCGACCATAGTAAAATGCTTTAATGTGGTTACCTTTGACGTCCGATATGCCTTGTCCTTCACTTTCTTGATCAGGTTCTGGACATGACTTGTTACTGAAACAATCTAGTATATCAACATGAACAGAGTCAAACATATAGCCaaccacaaaaacaaaaagtACACATACATAGCCTGGTGTTGATTCAAAACAAGTCTGTAAATGACCGTCGTATGGTGAAGACCTACTTGTTCTGTGAGGTTGTTGAATAGTTTCACAGCAGCAGGCAAATCACTGTCCACCAAAACCTACAACATGAAAGCACAACAGTAAGCTTAATTGACATGACACAGAGAACGAATCTGATTGTATAACTAGCACTATTGTTATGACACTAAATGCAGTTGTATATTAACAATGTGCACGTAATAAGACAGCAACATTTAGGGTATCAGTCCAGTTTACAACTTTTAACAGATAGTGTATGTTGATGATAAGCTAACGCCATCGACCATGCTACAGCTAATCAAAGCTGTCATTTTAGGATTGTTTATTCATACACGTGGTTATGAAGTACACGGCTCACTACTATTTACTACTCACTGTACTATGACTTACGAAGGCGAATGGTTATTGTAACAAAAATGTTTATAACCACTGTTAGCTTATACTCACGTTGTCATCCTCGGacgccgccattttgattttatgACCGGAACTACTGACTACGGCAAGCGAGAGGCGAAgaaactatttatttatttatcctttatgTAGCCactgtcccattgagactagagtctcttcttccagggagtcctggtaaaaatggcagcatacatatagttacagacacagacaaacacagacaaaaaggaaaacaaatgtacaaaaacacattaagaagaataagttacAAGTcataatgagggcagagagtccatactatcttctgcaactcattccatggAGCATagaaagaaaagcctgttttccctaattcagtgcgaggagtgCAAGACTGTAGTAGCTTGTGAGGaacgtgtgccataagataaagtacaaaaagtcaataaattacagatataatagggaagtttgcccagtgcctttgcaataaaaagtaacatatgcaatttacgccttaaataggcctacatgcagggtgcgatttgtcggaaaaccagaaggggggatacgtttcagatttcaagcaatttcaatggaattacattgaactgtgataaaatcatgtagaaaaagtggcgatatcaagaccaggaggggggacaatcccccccatccccccctacaaatcgcaccctgcctacATGGATGCAGactttagagtaggcctacagatctgaAATCACAAAGGTTCTTGAGGGGGCACCTGTCACAAATCGCAATGCAgaatgataaactgcatccagTTCCTTGAGGAGACTAGTAGGGCTCTAAGGCGAGAAATCGTTATGCGCTGGACTGAAGCACATAATTCGGGATtggaagacatcctagaaggggtgcccctcgacaaaaaattgtctaccatgtcatatacaatatgtcatgttggtaatgcattacattgttatttgacattatacttagctgacaatgttaatatagtcctcagcagagatgatgcaagggtagcctgcttgaccagattgatgaaactacaaaaatgtaggcacatagtgtgaaagtatgggggagtctgtgcttacatgcttgacagcaaatgtaacattgtgaacgatttcagaagattcttggtctgaattgaaatgagcattgcccacactaaaactatggtgacaATAGAgtctgctgctaatgctcgctcagcagcatctgaatcggatagtgtcagtgcaagatgtccttggtagcaggttctccatcctctaatttccataacagatatattttatttgtagagatggtaaaggacaggacatattccctcttttaatttgtcttaaagcaagacaacggcttacatgaaaaataagacactttaccacctttataaacctcagccaatgattttaactgtattaagccccaaaatagtggcataccccttttaaGGTCTGGGTATTGTGAAGTGAA is part of the Engraulis encrasicolus isolate BLACKSEA-1 chromosome 9, IST_EnEncr_1.0, whole genome shotgun sequence genome and encodes:
- the ngdn gene encoding neuroguidin codes for the protein MAASEDDNVLVDSDLPAAVKLFNNLTEQIVSVTSHVQNLIKKVKDKAYRTSKGLSYLDVRYQLLLFYLQDVTHLISLKTEGQSLKDSEAIHRLVTVRTILEKMRPLDQKLKYQIDKLVRTAVTGSLAKNDPLHFRPNPENLVSKLSESEGSDVEGGGTKDGDGTKTDGASDKKYVPPRIAPMHYDGDLTEADRQKVAVDKHRRAALRSSVIQELRQQYSDAPEEIRDRQDFQTERQSREEQHRKSYEETMMVRLHMTRDQKVQKRGLVGMTTQLNNITRFGDISGLMGEEAQEMQSSKPKKKKLMKKKTKRKAFKKGR